Proteins encoded within one genomic window of Halorussus salilacus:
- a CDS encoding GNAT family N-acetyltransferase produces MPDLRLRRYEPRDGDRVLELEREALESVDARPDDDDWTDDLRAIRETYLDSAGEFLVGEVGVGDAETEAELVAMGGLKRVDASTAEVTRMRVDPGHHRRGFGEAVLLELEERATDLGYEVLELETTARQRAAQSLYEKHGYERVGRRSQGRFEVLAYRKRLG; encoded by the coding sequence ATGCCTGACCTCCGCCTGCGGCGGTACGAACCCCGCGACGGCGACCGCGTGCTGGAACTGGAGCGCGAGGCGCTGGAGTCGGTCGACGCCCGCCCGGACGACGACGATTGGACCGACGACCTCCGGGCGATTCGGGAGACGTACCTCGATTCGGCCGGGGAGTTCCTGGTTGGCGAGGTCGGCGTGGGAGACGCCGAGACCGAGGCCGAACTCGTCGCGATGGGCGGGCTCAAGCGCGTGGACGCCTCGACCGCCGAGGTGACTCGGATGCGGGTCGACCCCGGCCACCACCGCCGGGGGTTCGGCGAGGCGGTCCTGCTGGAACTGGAGGAGCGGGCCACGGACCTCGGATACGAGGTGCTCGAACTGGAGACGACCGCGCGCCAGCGCGCGGCCCAGTCCCTCTACGAGAAGCACGGCTACGAGCGAGTCGGTCGGCGGTCTCAGGGCCGGTTCGAGGTGCTGGCCTACCGCAAGCGACTCGGATAG
- a CDS encoding ACT domain-containing protein: MFDEIMRKFEGSPSQQAVIRLLLERGFSVNDGGRVVSGSIEIPNTQIAREIDVDRRVVDSTTDAILADEELRRIFQNISSIPSLMDLAPVLDLTVLTVEVNDADEPGIVATVTGLLADNDISIRQTISEDPEFTDEPRLYLVTDADVPGDVLNDLKNLDFVRKIELK; encoded by the coding sequence ATGTTCGACGAGATAATGCGGAAGTTCGAGGGGAGCCCCTCCCAGCAGGCGGTCATCCGGCTCCTCCTCGAACGCGGCTTCTCGGTCAACGACGGGGGGCGGGTGGTCTCGGGGTCAATCGAGATTCCGAACACCCAGATCGCCCGCGAGATAGACGTGGACCGCCGGGTCGTCGATTCCACGACCGACGCCATCCTCGCAGACGAGGAGCTCCGGCGAATCTTCCAGAACATCTCGTCGATCCCGAGCCTGATGGACCTCGCGCCCGTCCTCGATTTGACCGTCCTCACCGTCGAGGTCAACGACGCCGACGAACCCGGCATCGTCGCGACCGTGACCGGCCTGCTCGCCGACAACGACATCTCCATCCGCCAGACGATAAGCGAGGACCCCGAGTTCACCGACGAACCGCGCCTCTACCTCGTGACCGACGCCGACGTGCCGGGCGACGTGCTGAACGACCTCAAGAACCTCGACTTCGTCCGGAAGATAGAGCTGAAGTAG
- the hisB gene encoding imidazoleglycerol-phosphate dehydratase HisB: MSDRTAAVTRETAETDIEVTLDVDGDGDSTVETGVGFFDHMLESFAKHGLFDLTVRCDGDLEIDDHHTVEDVAIALGRAFEDALGEKRGIERFADRRVPLDEAVASVVVDVSGRPLFAFEGEFSQDSVGEMTSHMAKHFFRSLATNAGLTLHLAVEGENAHHEIEALFKGVARALDDATRIDERRSDVASTKGQL, from the coding sequence ATGAGCGACCGAACCGCCGCGGTGACCCGCGAGACGGCCGAAACCGACATCGAGGTGACCCTCGACGTGGACGGCGACGGCGATTCGACCGTCGAGACGGGCGTGGGCTTCTTCGACCACATGCTCGAAAGCTTCGCCAAGCACGGGCTGTTCGACCTCACGGTGCGGTGTGACGGCGACCTCGAGATCGACGACCACCACACCGTCGAGGACGTCGCCATCGCGCTCGGCCGGGCGTTCGAGGACGCGCTGGGCGAAAAGCGGGGTATCGAGCGCTTCGCCGACCGGCGAGTGCCGCTCGACGAGGCGGTCGCGAGCGTCGTCGTCGACGTGAGCGGCCGCCCCCTCTTCGCGTTCGAGGGGGAGTTCTCGCAGGATTCAGTCGGGGAGATGACCAGCCACATGGCGAAGCACTTCTTCCGGTCGCTGGCGACGAACGCGGGCCTGACCCTCCACCTCGCGGTCGAGGGCGAGAACGCCCACCACGAGATAGAGGCGCTGTTCAAGGGGGTCGCGCGGGCGCTCGACGACGCTACTCGGATCGACGAGCGTCGGAGCGACGTGGCGAGCACGAAGGGTCAACTCTAG
- the hisA gene encoding 1-(5-phosphoribosyl)-5-[(5-phosphoribosylamino)methylideneamino]imidazole-4-carboxamide isomerase: MAPFPEFEVIPAVDMQDGEVVQLVQGERGTEKTYGDPVSAAEEWVEAGAETLHLVDLDGAFEGERANADAVEAILTAVDVDVQLGGGIRTADDAVGLLSRGVDRVILGTAAVENPDIVAEISAEYPGSVTVSLDAKGGEVVVSGWTEGTGLDPAEAAARYEELGAGAILFTDVDVEGRLAGVQTDRVSAVVEAVDIPVVASGGVATLDDVRALREAGAAAVVVGTALYEGEFTLEEAKSI, translated from the coding sequence ATGGCACCCTTCCCCGAGTTCGAGGTGATTCCCGCGGTCGACATGCAGGACGGCGAGGTCGTCCAGCTCGTCCAGGGCGAGCGCGGCACCGAGAAGACCTACGGCGACCCCGTCTCAGCCGCCGAGGAGTGGGTCGAGGCGGGTGCGGAGACGCTCCACCTCGTGGACTTAGACGGCGCGTTCGAGGGCGAGCGCGCGAACGCCGACGCAGTCGAAGCGATTCTGACGGCGGTCGACGTGGACGTGCAGTTGGGCGGGGGCATCCGGACCGCCGACGACGCCGTCGGCCTCCTCTCGCGCGGGGTCGACCGCGTCATCCTCGGGACCGCCGCGGTCGAGAACCCCGACATCGTGGCCGAAATCAGCGCGGAGTATCCGGGGTCGGTGACGGTCAGCCTCGACGCCAAGGGCGGCGAGGTCGTCGTCTCTGGGTGGACCGAGGGGACCGGCCTCGACCCCGCCGAGGCCGCGGCGCGCTACGAGGAGTTGGGCGCGGGCGCGATACTGTTCACCGACGTGGACGTGGAGGGTCGACTCGCTGGCGTCCAGACCGACCGCGTCAGCGCGGTGGTCGAGGCGGTCGACATCCCGGTCGTCGCCTCGGGCGGGGTCGCGACGCTGGACGACGTGCGCGCGCTCCGCGAGGCGGGCGCGGCCGCGGTCGTCGTCGGGACCGCGCTCTACGAGGGAGAGTTCACGCTCGAAGAAGCGAAGTCGATCTGA
- the serB gene encoding phosphoserine phosphatase SerB, with product MTLVAFDFDGTLSDSEMTVLLGERMGVADEMADITARAMNDEISYARSLRDRAGLLEGLPVEDAEAAFDEVVLRPDAATVIRELNEAGVTTAILTGGFERGVERALEKEGVSVDAVVANRLPVADGELTGEVEGPLIEGTKDDALERLAAEYEIPISRTVAVGDGANDLPMLEVAGLSVGFVPKPAVRPACDVVVATMERLREVLDDEGLFD from the coding sequence ATGACGCTGGTCGCGTTCGACTTCGACGGCACGCTCTCGGACTCGGAGATGACGGTCCTGCTCGGCGAGCGGATGGGGGTCGCCGACGAGATGGCCGACATAACGGCGCGAGCGATGAACGACGAGATCAGCTACGCGCGGAGCCTCCGCGACCGCGCTGGCCTGCTGGAGGGCCTCCCGGTCGAAGACGCCGAGGCCGCCTTCGACGAGGTGGTCCTCCGACCCGACGCGGCGACGGTCATCCGGGAGCTGAACGAGGCGGGCGTGACCACCGCGATTCTGACCGGCGGGTTCGAGCGCGGGGTCGAGCGCGCGCTGGAGAAGGAGGGCGTCTCGGTCGACGCGGTCGTCGCCAACCGCCTCCCGGTCGCCGACGGCGAACTGACCGGCGAGGTCGAGGGGCCGCTAATCGAGGGGACCAAGGACGATGCGCTCGAACGCCTCGCGGCCGAGTACGAGATACCCATCAGTCGGACCGTCGCGGTCGGCGACGGCGCGAACGACCTCCCGATGCTCGAAGTCGCGGGTCTCTCGGTCGGGTTCGTCCCCAAGCCCGCGGTCCGCCCGGCCTGCGACGTGGTGGTCGCCACGATGGAGCGCCTCCGCGAGGTGCTCGACGACGAGGGGCTGTTCGACTGA